One part of the Phycisphaerae bacterium genome encodes these proteins:
- the rpmF gene encoding 50S ribosomal protein L32: MLPARKTSKSRKRLRRSHHALSPVNLSTCPQCSAAKLPHAACAGCGYVNPATRIEIEESEEA, translated from the coding sequence ATGTTACCGGCAAGAAAAACGTCGAAGTCGCGAAAACGCCTGCGTCGCAGCCATCACGCGCTGTCCCCGGTGAACCTCTCGACCTGCCCCCAGTGCAGCGCGGCCAAACTGCCGCACGCCGCCTGTGCGGGCTGCGGCTACGTCAATCCCGCCACGAGGATCGAGATCGAGGAATCCGAGGAAGCCTGA
- a CDS encoding phosphatidylglycerophosphatase A has translation MTVIKRLLVTVFGLGLMPIAPGTWGSFGAALIFLAYAYPLGADQAGTAWLVTAILVIAGSVVGVALGKWAVRHFLMKDPSPFVLDEAAGMWLALLWIPYAGPLSLIIVAVSQFLLFRIADIVKPFPSRQSEALPFGWGIVVDDLFAAVYANLIGQAIFRILVPWLLHGPGQTPVGGV, from the coding sequence ATGACAGTTATTAAGAGATTATTAGTAACGGTTTTCGGGCTGGGCCTGATGCCGATCGCCCCGGGGACGTGGGGCTCGTTCGGAGCGGCCCTGATCTTCCTCGCCTACGCCTACCCATTGGGGGCGGACCAAGCGGGCACCGCATGGCTGGTGACCGCCATTCTGGTGATCGCCGGATCGGTCGTCGGAGTGGCCCTCGGCAAATGGGCGGTTCGGCACTTCCTGATGAAGGATCCTTCACCGTTCGTCCTGGACGAAGCGGCGGGAATGTGGCTGGCCCTGCTCTGGATCCCCTACGCCGGACCGCTCTCGCTCATCATTGTGGCTGTATCGCAGTTTTTATTGTTCAGAATAGCTGATATCGTCAAGCCGTTTCCATCCCGCCAGTCCGAGGCACTGCCGTTCGGCTGGGGTATTGTCGTCGACGACCTGTTCGCTGCGGTCTACGCCAACCTGATCGGGCAGGCGATCTTCCGAATTCTGGTCCCCTGGCTGCTTCACGGACCCGGCCAAACGCCGGTAGGGGGGGTATAA
- the plsX gene encoding phosphate acyltransferase PlsX: MRIAIDAMGGDYAPREIVAGAVEALGGLGSDDQLVLIGLEDRIREELRELGSPDDPRLSVVHASQVIEMGDHPVEALRQKRDSSIAKMAVMAAGEQVDAVISAGNTGACVAACQMKIRPLKGVQRPGIAVVIPSFGGPMILCDVGANVAPKPHHLHQYALMSIIYAKHLLGVDGSPKVALLSIGEEDAKGNPLVKQARDLIKADPRINFVGYVEGRSLLSGQAGVVICDGFVGNVALKLIEGLADGLVSMLTKDISSADPALAKSFEPILKKLWQQHDYSEYGGAPLLGVDGICIICHGSSNRRAIRNAVAVAAKLCRSNINQRIVEFLQSEPAAIPPN, encoded by the coding sequence ATGCGGATCGCCATTGATGCCATGGGCGGTGATTACGCCCCCCGGGAGATCGTCGCCGGGGCGGTCGAGGCCCTCGGCGGCCTCGGCTCCGACGATCAACTGGTGTTGATCGGACTGGAAGACCGAATCCGCGAGGAACTCCGCGAACTCGGTTCGCCCGACGATCCCCGCCTCTCGGTGGTGCATGCCAGCCAGGTGATCGAGATGGGCGATCATCCGGTCGAAGCCCTGCGCCAGAAACGCGACAGCTCGATCGCGAAAATGGCCGTCATGGCCGCTGGCGAACAGGTCGACGCCGTCATCAGCGCCGGCAACACCGGGGCCTGTGTGGCCGCCTGTCAGATGAAAATCCGTCCGCTCAAGGGCGTCCAGCGTCCGGGCATCGCGGTGGTCATCCCCTCCTTCGGCGGGCCCATGATCCTCTGCGACGTCGGCGCCAACGTCGCGCCCAAACCGCATCACCTCCACCAGTACGCCCTGATGAGCATCATCTACGCCAAACACCTGCTCGGCGTCGACGGTTCGCCGAAGGTCGCCCTCTTGAGCATCGGCGAAGAGGACGCCAAGGGCAATCCCCTGGTCAAGCAGGCCCGCGACCTGATCAAGGCCGACCCGCGCATCAACTTCGTCGGCTACGTCGAAGGCCGCTCGCTGCTCTCCGGCCAGGCCGGCGTGGTGATCTGCGACGGGTTCGTTGGAAACGTCGCCCTCAAACTCATCGAGGGACTGGCCGATGGCCTGGTGAGCATGCTGACCAAGGACATCAGTTCGGCCGATCCCGCCCTCGCCAAGTCCTTCGAACCCATCCTCAAAAAACTCTGGCAACAGCACGACTACAGCGAATACGGCGGCGCCCCGCTCCTCGGCGTCGACGGAATATGCATCATCTGCCACGGTTCGAGTAACCGCCGCGCCATCCGCAACGCGGTGGCGGTGGCCGCCAAACTCTGCCGCAGCAACATCAATCAGCGGATCGTGGAATTCCTGCAGTCCGAGCCGGCTGCCATCCCGCCCAACTGA